The genomic segment AAGGGCCTGCAGAGCGACCGTTTCCGGCTCGGCGCCGGCCTGCTGCTCATGCTGCTCGCGCCGGTGTTCGCCGGGTTCGGCTGCCTCGCGCTGTACTTCACCCGGAAGTGGAACCGGGAGGCGGCGCTGCGCGGCGGCTCGACGAGCTGGCCCTACCGGTGACCGGGATGCGCCTGCACGTGGGCTGTGCCATGTGGACGCACAAGTCCTGGTCCGGCCGCTTCCTGCCGCATCCGCTGCCCGCGCACGAGCGGCTGCGCGCGTACGCCGCGTGGTGCGACGCTGTGGAGGGCAACACCACGTTCTACGCCACCCCGGCCCGCCGGACGGTGGCGTCCTGGGCCGAGCAGACCGATCCGGGCTTCCGCTTCCTGCCGAAGCTGCCGAAGGTGGTCACGCACGAGCGCCGGCTCACCGGCGGCGAGGCGGAGCTGCGGGCGTTCCTGCACGCCATGGAGCCGCTCGGCCCCCGGGCGGACGCGCTCTGGATCCAGTTGCCCGGCTCGTTCGGCCCCGACGACGTGCCCGACCTCGACCGGTTCCTGCGCACGCTGCCCGCCACCCACAGGTACGCCGTCGAGGTCCGCCACCCGGCCTTCTTCACCGAGGCCGGTGCGGTACGCGCGCTGGAGGCGACGCTGCACCGGGCCGGCGCCGAATGGATCCCGTTCGACACCACAGCGTTCTTCCGGACGCCGCCGACCAGCGACGCGGAGCGGGAGGCGTGGACGCGCAAACCGCGCCTGCCGCTGCGTACCCGGGCGCTGACCGACCGGCCCGTCGTGCGCTACCTCGGCCGGGACGACCCGGCCCGCACCGTCGAGGGCTGGCAGCCGTGGCTCGACGTGGTCACCGGCTGGCTGCGGGAGGGCCGCTCGCCGACCGTGTTCGTGCACACGCCGGACAACGCGGACGCGCCCGAGCTGGCCCGCCGCTTCCACGACCAGGTCCGCGAGCGGGTGCCCGGGCTCGCGCCGCTGCCGGAACCGGAGCCGGTCGGCCCGGCCACGCTGTTCTGAGCGCCGGATGGGATCGCCGACGCGGCCGGGCACACGCGCGCCCGGACGGACGGCCCGCGCAGCCCGGCCCCGCGGACCCGCGCCGGACCTCAGCCCGGCCGGCCGCCCTCGGGCGGGGGCAGGCGGTCGTCGTACACGCCGGAGGGGCCCGTGTACCGCTCGCCGCGCAGGAACGGCAGCGGGTTCGGGGTGCAGCCGTGCAGGCCGAGCGTCTGCTGCTGCATCACCGGCGCCGGACGCCCCCGCCCCGGGCAGCGCTCGTGCCCGTGACCCAGGCGATGGCCGACCTCGTGGTTGACCACGTAACGGCGGTACGCGGCGAGGTCGCTGCCGTACGCGGGCGCGCCGAGCACCCAGCGGGCCACGTTCACCACCACCCGGCCCCCGTTACGGCAGGACGTGTACCGGTCCAGGCCGTCCCCGCACAGGTCGTCGCGCGTACCGGGGGTCGCGAGATAGACGGTGAAGTCGGCGGGCTCACGGGCTCCGACGCGACGCAGGGCGATCCGCCCGTCGGTCGTCCAGCCACCCGGGCCGGCGAGGATGCCGGTGACCTGCGCCCCAAAGTCGGCCGCCGGCAGACCCGTGATGTCGCGCTCCACCGCCACGCGGTAGCGCAGCAGCCGGCCCGTACCCCCTGTGATGGCCGGCTCGGCGGCGGCGAACCGCCACCGGTTGCCACCCTCGGCGGGATAGCCGATCCGCGCCGGCCGGGGCCGGACGGGCGCCGCCGCCGACGCGGCCGGCGCGGCAGCGGACGGCCCGGCCGGCTCGGACAGCGCGACAGCGGGCTGGTCGGCCACCGCCGGTGTGCAGCCGGCCAGCGCCACCGCCAGCGCGATCACCGCCGCGCCGCCGCGTGTCCGGTCCACGGTCCTGGTCATCTCGTCTCCCCTCGGTGCCCGGTCGGGGGCACGGGGATGAGGACGGGTGATCCGTCGCGAAAGTTGGTCCGGCGGGGACTCAACCTTTTCCGCGTCCCGCACGTCCCTACCGGGGTGAGAGGTGCAGAGGACGGCCATGGCCCGGGGTGACGCGGAGTTCGTCGAGTTCGCGCGGGCGTCCTCCGCGCGGCTGACGCACGCCGCGTTCCTCATGACCGGCAACCACCACCACGCCGAGGACGCCGCCCAGACCGCGCTCGTGCGCACGTACGCGTCCTGGTCCCGGATCCGCAACGGCGACCCGTACGGCTACGCCCGCTCGGTGCTGGTGAACCACCTCGTCGACACCTGGCGGCGGCCGATCCGCGAGTACCCGAGCGACGACCTGCCGGAGCGCCACGGCGGCGACATGGCCGAGGAGGTGGCGACGCGGCGGTGGCTGGTCACCGCGCTCGGCACGCTCACCGCGCGCGAACGCGCCGTCGTCGTGCTACGGCACTACTTCGACCTACCGGAGGCTCAGGTGGCCCACGAACTCGACGTGTCGGTCGGCACCGTCAAGAGCACCTCGTCGCGGGCGCTGGAGAAGCTGCGTACCGCCGGTCTGTCCGCACCGCGACCGCAGGAGACGTGCCGGTGACCGAGATGGACGAGCTGCGCCGCGTGATGCGGGTGACCGAGCGGGCCGACGGCCTGGACATCGCGGACATCATGCGCCGGGGACGCCGGCTGCGCCGCCGCCGGCGGATCGGCACCGGGGTCGCGGCGGCGGTGGCGACCGTCGCGGTGGCGGTCGGGGTCACCGCCGTGGCGTCGCGGCCCGGCCCGCCGGACCTCCCGGCCGGGGAGCCGGTCGCCACCGCGTCCGCCGCCACTCCCCCGCCCTCGCCGACCGCCTCGCCGGCCCCGACCGAGGCGCCGCCGCAACCGCTCGGGACCGTCGTGGGAAGCGGCATCCGGTACGGCGCCGACGAGCGCGTGTTCTTCGTGGTCCCGGTGGACGTGCCGGAACTGCCGCGCGTGACGATCGGCCTGGTCGCCGGGCGGCGCGCGCCGGACGGCCGCCTGACCTCCGACTTCCTGGTCAACGACGTGTCCGGCAGCGACCGCCGGGCGGGGTTCCACGAGATCGGGTACGACCAGCAGCGAGTGCCCACCGACACGTCCGTCCCCACGTTCGGCTACTTCGTCGGCCCGGCCGCCCGCATCGTCGGGACAGTCGACGGCCGGCAGGTCGACGCGAAGCTGGCCCGCTGGAGCGAGGACCCCCAAGTGGTGATCTTCTGGTTCGACCCGGAAACCCTCACCCCGGGAACCCCGCTGGACGGCATCACCGCCCAGGACTCCAAGGGCCGCCGCCTGTAGCCCACCCTCTCCCTCCCCTCCCCCGCCCCCGGTGATCAAGGAATTTGCGGACTGACACCGCCCCGGTGAGGACACAAATTCCTTGATCACCGGGGTCAGGAGGGCGTGGCGTGAGAGCCGAGCCCGCCCCAGACTCCGTGATTCGCCGCCCGAGCCGCCCCGCGCACCCTCCCCCGTCCCGACGGCCCGAGCCGCCAGCAGATCTTGCTACGAAACGGCCCCAATGAGGGCACTTTCGTACCAAGATCTACGCTGCTCCCGGGATACGGACCACGGCTCTCAAGGCATGGGAGACCTGGACGCGCCCGGCACGGGCAGGCGAGGCGGGCACTGGCCCTCGTCGGTGATCTTGCACTTTCTGCCCGGTCAGATGGGGCATTCAGGACATCGACAGGGCCGCAAGTGCAAGATCGCGGGAGCGGGGAGCGGGGAGCGGGGAGCGGGGAGCGGGCGGGTGGGGGGTGGAAGGAGACGCGGGGTGGGGGTGTGAGGATCGGGGGCATGCGTGCTGTGGTGTTTGAGCGGTTCGGGGTGCGGCCGGAGATTCGCGACGTGGACGATCCGACGCCGGCGCCCGACGGGGTGGTCGTCCGGGTCGGTGCGACCGGCCTGTGCCGCAGCGACTGGCACGGCTGGCAGGGGCACGACCCGGACATCCGCCTGCCCCACGTACCGGGGCACGAGTTCGCCGGTGTCGTCGTGGCGGCCGGCGCGGACGTCCGCGGCTGGCGGCCCGGCGACCGGGTGACCGCGCCGTTCGTCTGCGCGTGCGGGCGGTGCCCGTCCTGCCTGGCCGGCGACCAGCAGGTCTGCGAGCGGCAGACCCAGCCGGGCTTCACCGGATGGGGCTCGTTCGCCGAGCTGGTCGCGGTACGGCACGCCGACGTGAACCTGGTCCGGCTGCCGGACGAGCTGGACGAGGCGGCCGCCGCCGCGCTCGGCTGCCGGTTCGCCACCGCGTTCCGGGCTGTCGTCGCGCAGGGCCGGGTGGCGGCGGGCGAGTGGGTCGCAGTGCACGGCTGCGGCGGTGTCGGCCTGTCCGCGGTCATGGTCGCGGCGGCGAGCGGCGCGCGGGTGGTGGCCGTGGACGTCTCCCCCGCCGCGCTGGAGCTGGCCCGCCGCAGCGGCGCCACCGTCTGCCTGGACGCGAGCGCGCTCGGCGGTCCCGGCGAGGTGGCAGCCACGATCCGGGAGGCCACCGGCGGAGGTGCCCACCTCTCCCTCGACGCGCTGGGCAGTCACGCCACCTGCGTGGCGTCGATCGAGGGCCTGCGCCGGCGCGGCCGGCACGTGCAGGTCGGGCTGCTGCCCGCCGCGCAGGGCCGCCCGGTGCTGCCGATGGACCTGGTGATCGCGTACGAGCTGGAGCTGCGCGGCAGCCACGGCATGGCGGCGCACGCGTACCCGGAGATGCTGCGGCTGGTCACCGCCGGGGTGCTGCGCCCGGGCGAACTGGTCACCCGCACCGTCGACCTGGCCGCCGCGCCCGATGCGCTGGCCACCATGGACCGGCCGGCAGTCGCCGGGATGTGCCTGATCGAGCCCTGAGAACGGGCACGGGCCGGCCCGGCGCCGGGAGACCCGGCGCGGACCGGCCCGCGAGGCCGCGTGATCGTCAGTCGGTGACGGTCACCGTGACGGTACGGGGCGGCTGCTGGTACTGCCCCCGGTTGTCCATGCCGCGGATCGTCACCGTGTACGTGCCGGCCGGGATCACCGGCGACGTGTACGCGAAGTTCGATCCCGGCGAGCCCGGGCTGGTGAGGAACGTGGCGATCCACGGCCAGTTGCTCGGCGCGCCCGCCCGGCCGAACGTGCCGGCGGAGTTCATGCCCTGCCCGGCGCTGTTGCCGATCTGCACCTCGACCTTCTGCATGCCGCCGTCGTCCACGGCCCGGCCGGTGATCACGATCCGGCCGCCGGTGTACGCCTGGCCCTCGACCGGAGTGATGCTCGGCTCCAGCGTCGGGTCGGTGTCACCCGGGTAGACCAGGTAACGGGCGGTCGCGCCGCTGGTCGAGTTGTCCTGCTGACCCGAGGTGTCCACGGCCCACGCCTCGACGCTGTAGGTGCCCCGGGTGGGCAGGTCGATCGAGAGCGTGAACCCGGTGCTGGTCGCGCCGGGCGAGGCGAGCGTCGCGTCGACGGTGGCGAACGCGGCGGCCATGGTGCCGTTGGGCTGCACGTACCGGCCGGTGTCCAGGTCGCGCAGCGCGATCCGGACCTCCCGGACGCCCTTGTCGTCGGTCGCGGTGCCGGCCAGGTCCAGGTGCAGCTGGTCGATGTCCTGGTTGGTGCCGGTGAAGCTGAGCAGCCCGTTGGGGAAGGCGTCGCCCGGCACCTGGGCGGTGACGGTGAGCCGGCCCATGTTGGTGCTGGACGTGGTCAGGCCGAGCTTGTCGGTCGCCCGTACCCGGAAGTCGTAGACGCCCGGGGTGAGCGGCACCGTGGTGAACGACCAGTCGAACGTCGCGGCGTCGAGGTTGGTCGGCGAAATCCGGTGGTAGCCGGCGACCGAGTCGGCGCCCCACGTACCGTCGCTGGCGAGCGCCTCGCGGGTGGTGTTGTTGCGCAGATAGATCTCGACCGACTTCAGGGCGTCGTCGTCGCGCGCCGTACCGGCGAACGTGATCGTGCCGCCGGGCGCGACGGTGAGCGGCGCCGGGTTGCCCGGCGGGGTCATCGCCACCGGCGAGGTGATCGCCACGGTCGGCGGTACGCCGTTGGCGGAGACGGTCCAGTCGCGGGTGTCGCCGCGCAGGTCGCTCTGCCCGGTCGTGTCGACGGCGGTGGCGGTCATCTTCCACTGCCCCTCGATCGGCAGCGTGACCTCGTACTGCCAGGTGGCGGACGTCGCGCCGATCACGTCCGGCTCGCCGCGGAAGGTGTTGTAGACCGCGGCGACGGTGCCGTCGTCCTGCAGGTACCTGTTGTCCGGCGTGCGGAACGAGTAGATCAGCGAGTTGACGCCCTTGTCGTCGGTGGCGGTGCCGGAGGCCACGAACGTCTGCGTGGCGACCAGGCCGGCCGCCGGCGAGCTGATCCGGGTCGTCGGCGGCAGGTCGTCGAAGCGGAACGCTTCGATCTTCTTGACCGCCTTGGTGGTGTCGCCGGCGCCGTTGCGGTCGAACGTCTTGGCCTGCAACTGGTAGACCCCGGCCGGCAGCGTCACCGGCAGGCTCCACGTGGTGGAGGTGGCGTTCGGCGCGGCGACCGTCGTGTTGATCGCCTTGAACGCGCCCCAGGTGGTCAAGTCGGCCTGGAGGTACTTGCCGCTGTTGCGGTCCTGGATCTCCAGCTGGACCCGGGCCACTCCGGCCGGGGCGAGCGCCTGACCGCTGATGGTGAACGACTCGCCCGCCGGCTTCACCGCGCCCTCGATCGGCGTGGTGATCGTGGTGTCCAGCGCCGCCGGTGCGGGCTCCTTGGAGAGGTCGAAGAAGGCCACCCGGCCGGTCGTCTTGCCGCCCTTGACGTTGCCGTCACCGCCGACGAGCAGGCCGCGCGAGGTGGCGAGCATCGCCTTCTCGCCCTCGTACGAGTTGGAGCCGGGGTTCCACTCCAGGGCGGTGCCGGTGAGCGGGTCCAGCGCGCCGAGGTGGTCGCGGCGGACCACCTGGTCGCCGAGGCCGTAGCCGCTGAGTCCCTGGCCGGTGCCGTAGCCGACGTTGTCCAGGCCGGGCCACGGCACGTTCGACGTGGGCGACTCCTGCCAGCTGAAGTGACCGCCGACGTAGACGGCGGTGTCGGTGATCGCCACCGAGTAGATGCTGTCGAAGTGCCGGGAGATCCAGAGCGGCTCGACGTGGTCGTTTCCGGTCAGCGAGTACGCGATGGCGGTGTCGTTGATCGGCGGACGGTCACCGCCGGAGCCGCTGGTGACCACGAAGTACGAGTCGTCCGGGGCGATGTCACCGGCGAAGACCCGCTGGATGCCGCCGACGAAGGAGAGGTTGTCCTCCCACAGCCGGGTACGCCAGGGCAGCAGCGCCTTGCTGGCCGTACCGATGAGCGCCACGCCGTAGCGGTCCTGGCCGGCGATCTGGCGGCCGGTGTGCACGACCAGCAGCTTGCTGCGGTCGTGGGTGAGCTTGAGCTGCTGCACGGTGAGCATGCCGCCGACGCCGATGCCGCCGGTCAGCGGCAGGTTGAAGCCGGTGTCGACGGCGCCGGTGGTGGGGTTGAGCGCGGCCAGGCCGCTGCGGCTGACCCCGTTGACGGTGGCGAACTGGCCGCCGACGTAGACGGCGTTGCCGCTGACCGCGAGCGCGGTGGCCCGCGCGTTGGCGGTGGCGGTGAACGCGGCGATCGGCGCGCCGGTGGTCGGGTTCAGCCGGGCGATCTTGCGCTTGGTGACCCCGTTGATCGTGTTGAACGCGCCGGCGATGTAGAGCGACGAGCCGTCCGGCGACGCCTCCACCGCGGCGACCGCGCCGTCGATGACCGGCTTGAACCCGGTGTCCACCTTGCCGGTGTCCAGGTTGTACGACGCCAGGGACCGCTGCGTGATCGCGGACCCGCCGACGTTCGCGATCGACGTGAACGTGCCGGCGATGAAGACGCGGTTGCCGATCACCTCGATGTCGGTGATCTCGCCGTTGGTGATCCGCGGCGTGTCGGTGCGGGGCGTGGTCGGCATCAGCCGGGTGTCCCCGGGGGTGACCAGCGCACGGGTCGCGGTGGTACGCGCGGCGCCGAGCGCGGCGTTGCTCCCCGTCGCCTGGGCGCCGGTACGGCCGGCCACGCCGGCGTCCCGCACGGTGACGGTGGCGGCGAGCGCCGGCACTCCCGCCACCACGACCGCGCCGGCGGCGACGACCGCCACCGCGCGAAGCCAAACTCGCATCGAGACAACTCTCCCTGTCCGCCGGGACGGCCCCCTCGGGTGATTCCCGATTCCCCTCCGTCCGCGTGCCGGACGCCACCGTAGGAGGCAAAGACCTCTCGCGATACGTGCCGCACCGGTAATCGACCGGTCGCCATCAATTCCGGCCACACCGGTAGGACGCCTCCACCGATCGGGTCACCCGCTGTCACCGTCCGGCCGTGCGCGGCGTCGGCACGCGACGCCGATCGTCCACAGCGGACCCGGGGTCAGTCGCCCCGCACCCGGGGGTGGCGGTGGTCGGTCAGCCGCAGGCCGACGCCGCGTACCGCCGCGATGGTGACGCCGGTGCCCAGCTCGTCGAGCTTTCGGCGCAGCCGCTTCACCAGGGACTGCACGTCGGCCCGGCCGTGCGTCGGCGCGTCGTGCCAGACCGCGTGGTGCAGGTCGGCGTAGCTCCACACCCGTACCGGCTCGGCGGTGAGGCAGGTCAGCAGGTCGCGCTCCAGCCGGGTCAGGGCGGTCTCGCGGTTGCCCCACCGGGCGGTGGACCGGGCCGCGTCGATCACCAGCGCGCCGTCCGGCGCGGGCTTGTCCCGGGGTACGGGCCGGACCGGCGCGACGGCCGGCGCCAGCGCGGGGGCCGGGGCGGGCGCGCCGGTCATGATCAACTCGCGCAGCTCGTCGAGATCGGCGACCATCAGAAGGGGCGCGACGCCGTCCAGCAACTCGGTCAGCCGCAGCCGCTCGGCCGGCGACGACGTCACCCCGATGACGAGCGAGAAGGGGCGCTCCGACGGGTCGGTGCCGGAGTCCGCCGCGTTCGTGCCGTCAGTCGTCACCGCGCCCCACCGTGACTAAAACTGTCAACAGGCCGTCCGATCCGGGGGCCTGTTGGTGACATGTTGCTCACGTACGGTCATTGATCGTTCCTTACTGTCGATCATAGTGTCCACTCAGGCGTCCGGCGCAGACCCGCACGGCGCCTAGGGGGCCTGGGGGGTTCTTTTCACACCGGTGTCGCAGTCGGGAGTTCGTCTCCTGGCCCTTCTGCCATGGCTCGATCATCAGCGGGTCATCGGAACAGGAGGCAGCACCGATGCTGAGACGTCCACACAGATGGGGCCCGGCCCGGCGGCTGGTGAGCGCGGGCGCGGCCCTGGTGCTCGCCGCCACCACGCTGGCCGTGACCGGCACGGCGGCACAGGCCGAGACCGGCGCGGGCGCGTCGGCCGACGACAAGATCCGTCCCGAACTCACCCGCCAGCTCCAGGGCAAGAGCGAGGGTGACTTCTGGATCCACTTCGGCGCCAAGGCGGACCTGAGCAAGGCCGCCGCGATCAAGGACTGGAACGAGCGCGGTGCCGCCGTCGCGGCGGCGCTGAAGAAGACCGCCGCCGACAGCCAGTCGAAGATCCGCGCCGAACTGGACCGCTCGGGTACGAAGTACCAGACCTTCTGGGCGACGAACGCCATCAAGGTCACCGACGGCTCGCTGACCATGGCGCAGAACTTCGCCGCCCACTCCGAGGTGGACGGCCTGTACGCGCCGGTGGAGTACAAGCTGCCGGAGACCACCCCCGGCACCGACGAGAAGTCGGCGAACGCCCTGGAGTGGGGCATCGCCAACATCAACGCCGACGACGTGTGGTCCCAGTACGGCGTCAAGGGCGCCGGGATCACCGTGGCGAGCATCGACAGCGGCGTCCAGTTCGACCACCCGGCGCTGGTGAACTCGTACCGGGGCAACAACGGTGACGGCACCTTCGACCACGACTACAACTGGTACGACGCCGCCGGCGAGTGCGCCACCGCGCCGTGCGACTCCGACGGCCACGGCACGCACACCATGGGCACCATGGCCGGTGCCGACGGGGCCAACCAGATCGGTGTCGCCCCCGAGGTCAAGTGGATCGCCGCGAACGGGTGCTGCCCGTCCGACGACGCGCTGGTCTCCTCCGGGCAGTGGATGCTGGAGCCCACCGACCTCAACGGGCAGAACCCGGACGTCAGCAAGCGGCCGAACATCATCAACAACTCGTGGGGCACCAGGACGCCGTCGAACGAGCCGTTCATGGAGGACATCACCGACGCCTGGACCGCGTCCGGCATCTTCGGCGTCTGGTCCAACGGCAACAACGGCCCGTCCTGCCAGACCAGCGGCTCGCCGGGCAGCCTGGCCAGCAACTACTCGGCCGGCGCGTACGACGTCAACAACAACATCGCCAGCTTCTCGTCCCGGGGCACCGGGCAGAACGGTGAGATCAAGCCGAACATCTCGGCGCCGGGTGTGAACGTGCGCTCCAGCGTGCCGACCGACTCGTACGCCAGCATCAGCGGCACCTCGATGGCGGCGCCGCACCTGGCCGGCGCGATCGCGCTGCTCTGGTCGGCGGCGCCCACCCTGGTCGGGGACGTCACGGCGACCCGCGCGCTGCTCGACGACGCGGCCATCGACAAGGGTGACACCCAGTGCGGCGGCACCACCGACGACAACAACGTCTACGGCGAGGGCCGCCTGGACGCGCTCGCGCTGCTCGCCGCCGCCCCGATCGGCGACAACGGCACGCTGGCCGGCAAGGTCAGCGACGCCGCCACCGGCGCGGGCATCGCCGGGGCCACCGTCACCGTGTCCGGCGCGGCGGACCGCACGCTGACCACCGGCGCGGACGGGACGTACTCGTCGCTCCTGCCGGCCGGCGACTACCAGGTGGTCGTCTCGGCGTTCGGGTACGCGACCCGCACGCTGTCGGCGACGATCACCGCGAACACGACGACCACGCTCGACGTGGCGCTCACCGCGGTGGCGAGCGTGACGGTCAGCGGGCAGGTCACCGACGGGCCCGGGCACGGCTGGCCGCTGTACGCGAAGGTGAGCGTCGAGGGCACGCCGATCTCCGACTACACCACGCCGGCGACCGGCCGCTACAGCCTGTCGCTGCCGTCCGGGGCCACCTACCGGCTCACTGTCGAACCGCAGTACGCCGGCTA from the Micromonospora sp. WMMA1947 genome contains:
- a CDS encoding DUF72 domain-containing protein gives rise to the protein MWTHKSWSGRFLPHPLPAHERLRAYAAWCDAVEGNTTFYATPARRTVASWAEQTDPGFRFLPKLPKVVTHERRLTGGEAELRAFLHAMEPLGPRADALWIQLPGSFGPDDVPDLDRFLRTLPATHRYAVEVRHPAFFTEAGAVRALEATLHRAGAEWIPFDTTAFFRTPPTSDAEREAWTRKPRLPLRTRALTDRPVVRYLGRDDPARTVEGWQPWLDVVTGWLREGRSPTVFVHTPDNADAPELARRFHDQVRERVPGLAPLPEPEPVGPATLF
- a CDS encoding DUF3152 domain-containing protein, giving the protein MTRTVDRTRGGAAVIALAVALAGCTPAVADQPAVALSEPAGPSAAAPAASAAAPVRPRPARIGYPAEGGNRWRFAAAEPAITGGTGRLLRYRVAVERDITGLPAADFGAQVTGILAGPGGWTTDGRIALRRVGAREPADFTVYLATPGTRDDLCGDGLDRYTSCRNGGRVVVNVARWVLGAPAYGSDLAAYRRYVVNHEVGHRLGHGHERCPGRGRPAPVMQQQTLGLHGCTPNPLPFLRGERYTGPSGVYDDRLPPPEGGRPG
- a CDS encoding SigE family RNA polymerase sigma factor — encoded protein: MQRTAMARGDAEFVEFARASSARLTHAAFLMTGNHHHAEDAAQTALVRTYASWSRIRNGDPYGYARSVLVNHLVDTWRRPIREYPSDDLPERHGGDMAEEVATRRWLVTALGTLTARERAVVVLRHYFDLPEAQVAHELDVSVGTVKSTSSRALEKLRTAGLSAPRPQETCR
- a CDS encoding zinc-dependent alcohol dehydrogenase family protein; translated protein: MRAVVFERFGVRPEIRDVDDPTPAPDGVVVRVGATGLCRSDWHGWQGHDPDIRLPHVPGHEFAGVVVAAGADVRGWRPGDRVTAPFVCACGRCPSCLAGDQQVCERQTQPGFTGWGSFAELVAVRHADVNLVRLPDELDEAAAAALGCRFATAFRAVVAQGRVAAGEWVAVHGCGGVGLSAVMVAAASGARVVAVDVSPAALELARRSGATVCLDASALGGPGEVAATIREATGGGAHLSLDALGSHATCVASIEGLRRRGRHVQVGLLPAAQGRPVLPMDLVIAYELELRGSHGMAAHAYPEMLRLVTAGVLRPGELVTRTVDLAAAPDALATMDRPAVAGMCLIEP
- a CDS encoding Ig-like domain-containing protein, with the translated sequence MRVWLRAVAVVAAGAVVVAGVPALAATVTVRDAGVAGRTGAQATGSNAALGAARTTATRALVTPGDTRLMPTTPRTDTPRITNGEITDIEVIGNRVFIAGTFTSIANVGGSAITQRSLASYNLDTGKVDTGFKPVIDGAVAAVEASPDGSSLYIAGAFNTINGVTKRKIARLNPTTGAPIAAFTATANARATALAVSGNAVYVGGQFATVNGVSRSGLAALNPTTGAVDTGFNLPLTGGIGVGGMLTVQQLKLTHDRSKLLVVHTGRQIAGQDRYGVALIGTASKALLPWRTRLWEDNLSFVGGIQRVFAGDIAPDDSYFVVTSGSGGDRPPINDTAIAYSLTGNDHVEPLWISRHFDSIYSVAITDTAVYVGGHFSWQESPTSNVPWPGLDNVGYGTGQGLSGYGLGDQVVRRDHLGALDPLTGTALEWNPGSNSYEGEKAMLATSRGLLVGGDGNVKGGKTTGRVAFFDLSKEPAPAALDTTITTPIEGAVKPAGESFTISGQALAPAGVARVQLEIQDRNSGKYLQADLTTWGAFKAINTTVAAPNATSTTWSLPVTLPAGVYQLQAKTFDRNGAGDTTKAVKKIEAFRFDDLPPTTRISSPAAGLVATQTFVASGTATDDKGVNSLIYSFRTPDNRYLQDDGTVAAVYNTFRGEPDVIGATSATWQYEVTLPIEGQWKMTATAVDTTGQSDLRGDTRDWTVSANGVPPTVAITSPVAMTPPGNPAPLTVAPGGTITFAGTARDDDALKSVEIYLRNNTTREALASDGTWGADSVAGYHRISPTNLDAATFDWSFTTVPLTPGVYDFRVRATDKLGLTTSSTNMGRLTVTAQVPGDAFPNGLLSFTGTNQDIDQLHLDLAGTATDDKGVREVRIALRDLDTGRYVQPNGTMAAAFATVDATLASPGATSTGFTLSIDLPTRGTYSVEAWAVDTSGQQDNSTSGATARYLVYPGDTDPTLEPSITPVEGQAYTGGRIVITGRAVDDGGMQKVEVQIGNSAGQGMNSAGTFGRAGAPSNWPWIATFLTSPGSPGSNFAYTSPVIPAGTYTVTIRGMDNRGQYQQPPRTVTVTVTD
- a CDS encoding winged helix-turn-helix domain-containing protein, with the translated sequence MTTDGTNAADSGTDPSERPFSLVIGVTSSPAERLRLTELLDGVAPLLMVADLDELRELIMTGAPAPAPALAPAVAPVRPVPRDKPAPDGALVIDAARSTARWGNRETALTRLERDLLTCLTAEPVRVWSYADLHHAVWHDAPTHGRADVQSLVKRLRRKLDELGTGVTIAAVRGVGLRLTDHRHPRVRGD